AGTCGGCGATGGTGCACCGCGGCTACCACCTGCTCTCCGACTACGCGACGCACACCGGCATCCCGGTCGAACACACCGGCGCCATCCTGGTGGCCTGGGACCAGGAGCAACTCGACGCCCTGCCCGGCTTGAAGAAGAAAGCCGAAGACAACGGCTACCACGACTGCGAGATCATCGACGCTGCAGCGGTGTACGCCGATATCCCGAACCTCGGACCGGGCGCACTCGGCGGCTTGACCGTCCCCGACGAATCGATCATCTGCACCTGGACGGTGAACCTCGCACTGGCCACCGATGCCGTCAACCGCGGCGCCGTGTTGCTGACCGACCACCGCGTCGACGGCGTCGACATCGGAGCGGATGCCACCGCTGTTCACACCAGCGGCGGAGAGGTCACCGCGCGCTGGATCGTCAACGCAGCGGGACTCGGCGCCGATCTCGTCGACGCCCTGTTCGGCTATCAGCGGTTCACGGTCACCCCGCGCCGCGGCGAACTCATCGTGTACGACAAGCTCGCCCGTGCTCTGGTGGACAAGATCGTCTTGCCGGTGCCGACCGCGCGGGGCAAGGGCGTGCTCGTCAGTCCGACCATCTACGGCAACGTCATGCTCGGACCCACCTCCGAGGACCTGCAGGAGCGCACCGCCACCGGCACCTCCGAAGCCGGCTTCGATTTCCTGCTGGGCAAGGGCAAGGCTCTGATGCCACGCCTTCTCGATGAAGAAGTCACCGCCACCTACTCCGGACTCCGCGCGGCCATCGACAACGGTGACTATCTGATCGAGGCCGACCCTGCTCAGCGCTACCTGCTCGTCGGCGGCATCCGCTCCACCGGCCTGACCGCCGGTATGGCAATAGCCGAATACGTCCGCGATCAGCTTGCCGACGCCGGACTGTCGTTGATACCGAACACGGAGCTGCCTGCTCCCCCGCAGATGCCGAATCTGGGCGAGGCATTCCCCCGCCCCTTCCAGCTGCCCGACGCCATCGCCGCCGACCCCGCCTACGGGCGCGTCGTGTGCTTCTGCGAACGCGTCACCGAAGGTGAGATTCGCGATGCCTGCCATTCGGTGATCCCGCCCACCACCGTGGAAGGACTGCGGCGACGCACCCGCGTGATGAACGGCCGCTGCCAGGCGTTCTTCTGCGGTGCCGAAGTTCAGTCGTTGTTCGACCGTGAGACCCACCAGGAGAGCAGGCGATGACCGCCACCGAAACGGTCGACGTCGCAATCGTCGGCGCCGGCCCCGCCGGACTGACCGCCGCCGCCGACCTGGCGCGCAACAGCATGCTGAATGTCGTTGTACTGGAACGTGAATCGGAAGCCGGCGGGATCCCGCGGCATAGCGATCACCCGGGCTACGGAATGCGTGACCGCAAGACGTTCATCAGCGGGCCCGCCTACGCTGCGCGGCTCACCCGGGATGCCCGGGCCGCCGGCGCGGCGATACGCACCAGCGCCATGGTCACCGGCTGGGCCGACGATCAGACTCTCGAGATCACCTCTCCGCAGGGCCGCTACGAGCTCACCGCCAGGGCCGTCGTCCTGGCCACCGGCGCCCGTGAACGCCCCCGCGCGGCCCGGTTGATTCCCGGGGATCGCGGGGCGGGCGTCTACACCACCGGCCTGTTGCAGAACGCGGTGCATCTGAAGCATCGCACCGTCGGTCGGCGTGCCGTCGTGGTCGGCGCCGAGCTGGTCAGCTACTCGGCGGTGCTCACCCTCAAACACGTCGGCTGCCACACCGTCTTGATGACAACCGAATACCCCTCGCCGGAATCCTATGGCGTATTCAACCTCGCCGGCCGCTCGCCGGTGATGCGACTGCAGATCGCTACCCGCACCCGAGTGGTTCGGATCATCGGCAAGCCGGCGGTCACCGGCGTCGAGGTAGAGAATCTCGACACCGGCGACCGCCGAATCGTCGACTGCGACACCGTCGTCTTGACCGGCGATTGGATTCCCGATCACGAGCTCGCCCGCAGCACCGGCCTCGACATCGATCCCGGAACGCTCGGTCCGGTCGTGGACACCGCGCTGCGCACCAGCCGACCC
This is a stretch of genomic DNA from Mycobacterium sp. ELW1. It encodes these proteins:
- a CDS encoding NAD(P)/FAD-dependent oxidoreductase, whose protein sequence is MTTATAYDVVVIGAGIVGSAIARELSGHQLSVALIEARSDVGDGTSKANTAILHTGFDAKPGTLESAMVHRGYHLLSDYATHTGIPVEHTGAILVAWDQEQLDALPGLKKKAEDNGYHDCEIIDAAAVYADIPNLGPGALGGLTVPDESIICTWTVNLALATDAVNRGAVLLTDHRVDGVDIGADATAVHTSGGEVTARWIVNAAGLGADLVDALFGYQRFTVTPRRGELIVYDKLARALVDKIVLPVPTARGKGVLVSPTIYGNVMLGPTSEDLQERTATGTSEAGFDFLLGKGKALMPRLLDEEVTATYSGLRAAIDNGDYLIEADPAQRYLLVGGIRSTGLTAGMAIAEYVRDQLADAGLSLIPNTELPAPPQMPNLGEAFPRPFQLPDAIAADPAYGRVVCFCERVTEGEIRDACHSVIPPTTVEGLRRRTRVMNGRCQAFFCGAEVQSLFDRETHQESRR
- a CDS encoding FAD-dependent oxidoreductase codes for the protein MTATETVDVAIVGAGPAGLTAAADLARNSMLNVVVLERESEAGGIPRHSDHPGYGMRDRKTFISGPAYAARLTRDARAAGAAIRTSAMVTGWADDQTLEITSPQGRYELTARAVVLATGARERPRAARLIPGDRGAGVYTTGLLQNAVHLKHRTVGRRAVVVGAELVSYSAVLTLKHVGCHTVLMTTEYPSPESYGVFNLAGRSPVMRLQIATRTRVVRIIGKPAVTGVEVENLDTGDRRIVDCDTVVLTGDWIPDHELARSTGLDIDPGTLGPVVDTALRTSRPGVFAIGNLLHPVDTADIAALDGRHVAGQVRAHLAGHRPADAGVPIQAEAPLRWVAPNLLRPGDPAPARHRLLLWTDRLVRIPKVVARQDGAVIGRTTLPWPASPGRVFRVPSRILDGVDARGGPVVLSLAD